One stretch of Thalassovita sp. DNA includes these proteins:
- a CDS encoding adenosine deaminase: protein MSWNQFPKVELHLHHEGAAPPAFIRQLAHEKKVDLEGVFNDDGSYAFKDFVHFLSVYEAATSVLKSPEDYARLTTAVLEECAANGVIYAESFISPDFCGGRDVGAWKEYLHAIQEAADKAEAAHGITLKGIVTCIRHFGGEWAKETAQCAAETKGDFITGFGMGGDENQFTQGTFKWAFDCAREAGLQLTTHAGEWGGPESIRQALDDLKVERLGHGVQVIEDEALMQRVIDEGVTLEVCPGSNVVLGVYPSIKDHPIKRLRDAGVKVTVSTDDPPFFHTTMTKEYEMLEQAFGWGAEDFTTLNMTAIDAAFCDADTKTRIKQRLEA from the coding sequence ATGAGCTGGAACCAGTTTCCCAAAGTTGAATTGCACCTGCACCACGAAGGCGCGGCCCCGCCCGCCTTCATTCGGCAGCTGGCGCATGAAAAGAAGGTCGACCTTGAGGGTGTCTTCAACGACGACGGCAGCTATGCCTTCAAGGATTTTGTGCATTTCCTCAGCGTCTATGAAGCCGCTACCTCGGTGCTGAAAAGCCCCGAAGACTATGCCCGCCTGACCACCGCCGTGCTGGAAGAATGCGCCGCCAACGGCGTGATCTACGCCGAAAGCTTCATCAGCCCCGATTTCTGCGGCGGCCGTGATGTGGGGGCGTGGAAGGAATACCTGCACGCCATTCAGGAAGCGGCTGACAAGGCTGAGGCCGCGCATGGCATCACGCTGAAGGGTATCGTGACCTGCATCCGTCACTTCGGTGGTGAATGGGCCAAGGAAACCGCGCAATGTGCGGCAGAAACCAAGGGCGATTTCATCACCGGTTTCGGCATGGGGGGCGATGAGAACCAGTTCACCCAAGGCACCTTCAAATGGGCCTTCGACTGCGCCCGTGAGGCCGGTCTGCAGCTGACCACCCACGCCGGTGAATGGGGCGGACCGGAATCGATCCGTCAGGCGCTGGATGATCTGAAGGTGGAGCGTCTGGGCCACGGGGTTCAGGTGATTGAAGATGAGGCGCTGATGCAGCGGGTCATCGACGAAGGTGTCACGCTGGAGGTTTGCCCGGGCTCAAACGTGGTGCTGGGGGTTTACCCGTCGATCAAGGATCACCCGATCAAACGGCTGCGCGATGCGGGCGTGAAGGTCACGGTGTCCACCGATGATCCGCCCTTCTTCCACACCACGATGACCAAAGAATATGAAATGCTGGAGCAGGCCTTTGGCTGGGGCGCCGAAGATTTCACAACTTTGAATATGACAGCGATTGACGCCGCCTTCTGCGACGCCGATACAAAGACACGTATCAAACAGCGATTGGAAGCCTGA
- a CDS encoding cytidine deaminase: MPQSMPEKTSLLEAATAVRENAHAPYSNFKVGAAILSKGGVTYQGCNVENVAYPEGTCAEAGAIAAMVAAGEKELTEVCVIADSPAPVPPCGGCRQKLAEFGARDVKVTLATTDGTILTTTIGDLLPGAFDASHMERS, from the coding sequence ATGCCCCAGTCGATGCCCGAGAAGACCAGCCTGCTGGAGGCCGCCACGGCGGTCCGTGAAAACGCCCATGCGCCCTATTCCAATTTCAAGGTCGGCGCGGCGATCCTGTCAAAGGGCGGCGTGACCTATCAGGGCTGTAACGTGGAAAACGTGGCCTATCCCGAAGGCACCTGCGCCGAGGCGGGGGCCATCGCGGCAATGGTGGCTGCGGGCGAAAAGGAACTGACTGAGGTTTGTGTCATTGCTGACAGCCCGGCGCCGGTGCCGCCCTGCGGTGGCTGCCGTCAGAAACTGGCGGAATTTGGCGCCCGTGATGTGAAGGTCACGCTGGCCACCACCGATGGCACGATCCTGACCACCACCATTGGTGACCTGCTGCCCGGTGCCTTTGACGCCAGCCATATGGAGCGGAGCTGA
- a CDS encoding phosphopentomutase, which produces MARAFLVVIDSVGIGGAPDADKFYNGSLPDTGANTVGHIADGCAEGRGEDGRSGPLRLPTLDALGLGRAVALASGDEAPGLAAEPTGLWGAATEVSPGKDTPSGHWELAGVPVPWDWHYFPDQQPSFPDALSKHIAQHAGTEGILANCHASGTQVIADFGAEHIRSGWPICYTSADSVLQIAAHEEHFGLDRLLQLCQDVAPYLHDMKVGRVIARPFIGSEAEGFTRTTNRHDYAIAPPSATLCDWVQGAGRKVYGVGKIGDIFSMRGIDDLRKGSDAQLMGHLKDLVAEAEEGSLVFANFVEFDSLYGHRRDISGYARALEWFDAELSTILPQLRPDDMLLITADHGNDPSWPGTDHTRERTPVLIAGKGAGSIGQVAFVDVAASVAAHLDVAAEGPGRSFL; this is translated from the coding sequence ATGGCGCGCGCATTTTTGGTTGTGATCGATTCAGTCGGTATCGGGGGCGCCCCTGATGCCGACAAATTTTATAACGGGTCGCTGCCCGACACGGGCGCGAACACCGTCGGCCATATTGCCGACGGCTGCGCCGAGGGGCGCGGTGAAGATGGTCGTTCCGGACCTTTGAGACTGCCAACTTTGGATGCGCTTGGGTTGGGCCGCGCGGTTGCGCTGGCCTCGGGCGATGAGGCGCCGGGCCTGGCGGCAGAGCCAACCGGCCTTTGGGGCGCGGCGACCGAGGTGTCCCCGGGCAAGGATACCCCATCGGGGCATTGGGAACTGGCCGGCGTACCGGTGCCGTGGGACTGGCATTATTTCCCCGATCAGCAGCCCAGCTTCCCCGACGCGCTGAGCAAACACATTGCACAACATGCTGGCACCGAAGGGATTTTGGCAAATTGCCATGCCTCGGGCACCCAGGTGATCGCCGATTTTGGCGCCGAACATATCCGTTCCGGCTGGCCGATCTGCTACACCTCGGCAGACAGCGTATTGCAGATCGCTGCCCATGAAGAGCATTTCGGCCTCGACCGGCTGTTGCAGCTCTGTCAGGACGTGGCGCCCTATCTGCATGACATGAAAGTGGGCCGGGTCATTGCCCGCCCCTTCATCGGGTCTGAGGCTGAAGGCTTCACCCGGACAACCAACCGCCATGACTATGCCATCGCGCCGCCCTCAGCCACCCTGTGTGACTGGGTGCAGGGTGCGGGGCGCAAGGTCTATGGCGTTGGAAAGATTGGCGATATCTTCTCAATGCGGGGGATCGATGATCTGCGCAAAGGGTCAGATGCCCAGCTGATGGGCCACCTGAAGGATCTGGTGGCTGAGGCGGAAGAGGGCAGCTTGGTCTTTGCCAATTTTGTCGAGTTCGACAGCCTCTATGGTCACCGCCGCGATATCTCGGGCTATGCGCGGGCTTTGGAATGGTTTGATGCTGAACTATCCACCATTCTGCCGCAGCTGCGCCCCGACGATATGCTGCTGATCACCGCAGATCATGGCAATGATCCCAGCTGGCCCGGCACCGACCACACCCGCGAACGTACCCCGGTGCTGATTGCGGGCAAGGGGGCTGGCAGCATTGGGCAGGTCGCCTTTGTTGACGTTGCAGCCTCGGTGGCTGCGCATTTGGATGTGGCCGCAGAAGGGCCAGGACGGAGTTTTCTATGA
- the upp gene encoding uracil phosphoribosyltransferase, with protein MSEHLTVVDHPLVQHKLTQMRDKDTATPEFRRLLREISQLLAYEITREMELTTKRISTPMEEMDAPVLQGKKLALVSILRAGNGLMDGVLELIPGARVGFVGLYRDEETLQPVQYYFKVPENLEDRLVIAVDPMLATGNSSAAAIDLLKEAGATNIRFMCLLAAPEGVAKMKEAHPDVPIVTASLDECLNEKGYIMPGLGDAGDRMFGTK; from the coding sequence ATGAGCGAACATCTGACCGTCGTGGACCACCCGCTGGTGCAGCACAAGCTGACCCAGATGCGGGATAAGGACACCGCCACCCCCGAATTCCGCCGTCTCCTGCGTGAAATCAGCCAGCTGCTGGCCTATGAGATCACCCGCGAAATGGAGCTGACCACCAAACGCATCTCAACCCCGATGGAAGAGATGGACGCCCCGGTGCTGCAAGGCAAAAAGCTGGCGCTGGTGTCGATCCTGCGGGCCGGCAACGGCCTGATGGACGGCGTATTGGAGCTGATCCCCGGTGCGCGCGTGGGTTTTGTTGGCCTCTATCGCGACGAAGAGACCCTGCAGCCGGTGCAGTATTACTTCAAGGTGCCTGAAAACCTTGAAGATCGTCTGGTCATTGCCGTTGATCCGATGCTGGCCACCGGCAATTCCTCGGCGGCTGCGATTGATCTGCTGAAAGAGGCAGGCGCCACAAATATCCGCTTCATGTGCCTTCTGGCCGCGCCTGAAGGCGTTGCAAAAATGAAGGAAGCCCACCCTGATGTGCCGATCGTAACGGCCTCACTTGATGAGTGTTTGAACGAAAAAGGCTACATCATGCCCGGACTAGGGGATGCGGGCGACCGGATGTTCGGCACAAAATAA
- a CDS encoding thymidine phosphorylase — translation MDARAIIVKLREKQEVSREELAWFARGLSDRTVSDAQAGAFAMAALLNGMSEEGRVGLTLAMRDSGDVMHWDLDRPVIDKHSTGGVGDCVSLVLAPALAACGGYVPMISGRGLGHTGGTLDKLEAIPGYRTGLSEEQFKDVVAKAGCAIVSASGEVAPADKRLYAVRDVTGTVESLDLITASILSKKLAAGLEGLVLDVKVGSGAFMKTADDARALAAALVSTANAAGCPTTALITDMNQPLAPELGNALEVASSMRVLTGAVEGPLFELSAELGGVALANAGLATDATDGAEKMRAAIRSGQAAEVFGRMVAAQGGPVQFIENWGRFLPEAPVIREVTAPADGYVSAINGHALGLAVVELGGGRQVESDVVDPAVGLSEVAVLGAKVQKGQPLARIHAAREGAADVAAEAVLGAIALGETPPDLPPLVHERVG, via the coding sequence ATGGATGCACGCGCGATCATCGTCAAACTGCGCGAAAAGCAAGAGGTGAGCCGCGAAGAATTGGCGTGGTTTGCCAGGGGCTTATCCGATCGCACCGTCAGTGACGCGCAGGCCGGGGCCTTTGCCATGGCTGCGCTCTTGAACGGTATGAGCGAAGAGGGCCGGGTGGGTCTGACCCTGGCGATGCGGGACAGCGGTGATGTGATGCACTGGGATCTGGACCGGCCAGTGATCGACAAACACTCGACCGGTGGCGTGGGCGATTGCGTGTCGCTGGTTCTGGCGCCGGCACTGGCGGCCTGCGGCGGGTATGTGCCGATGATTTCGGGGCGCGGGCTGGGTCATACCGGCGGTACCCTTGATAAGCTGGAGGCGATCCCCGGCTACCGCACCGGCCTCAGCGAGGAGCAGTTCAAGGATGTCGTTGCCAAAGCGGGCTGCGCGATTGTCTCGGCGTCGGGTGAGGTGGCGCCAGCCGACAAGCGGCTTTATGCGGTGCGTGACGTCACCGGCACGGTGGAAAGCTTGGATCTGATCACCGCCTCCATCCTGTCGAAAAAATTGGCCGCGGGTCTGGAAGGGCTGGTGCTGGACGTCAAAGTGGGCTCTGGCGCCTTTATGAAAACCGCCGATGATGCCCGCGCGCTGGCCGCGGCGCTGGTCTCAACCGCCAATGCGGCCGGCTGCCCGACCACCGCACTGATCACCGATATGAACCAGCCGCTGGCGCCGGAATTGGGCAATGCGCTGGAGGTGGCCAGTTCCATGCGGGTGCTGACGGGCGCGGTTGAGGGGCCGCTGTTTGAGCTGTCCGCGGAACTGGGCGGCGTGGCGCTGGCCAATGCCGGTCTGGCAACAGACGCCACTGATGGTGCTGAAAAAATGCGCGCAGCAATCCGCAGCGGACAGGCGGCTGAGGTTTTTGGCCGGATGGTCGCGGCACAGGGTGGACCGGTGCAATTCATTGAAAACTGGGGCCGTTTCCTGCCCGAAGCGCCGGTGATCCGTGAGGTGACGGCGCCCGCGGATGGCTATGTCAGCGCGATCAACGGTCATGCGCTGGGTCTGGCGGTGGTCGAATTGGGCGGCGGGCGTCAGGTCGAAAGCGATGTGGTGGATCCGGCCGTGGGCCTGTCCGAGGTTGCAGTTCTGGGCGCAAAAGTGCAAAAGGGCCAACCGCTGGCGCGAATCCATGCGGCCCGGGAAGGGGCTGCGGATGTGGCTGCCGAGGCGGTGCTTGGGGCGATCGCCTTGGGTGAAACTCCCCCTGATCTGCCTCCTCTTGTACACGAAAGGGTCGGCTGA
- a CDS encoding SPOR domain-containing protein: MSFKRAVVTAVILASTGFTVAPAMARTDTSIPAEFPPSSFNGRQYVDSRGCVYIRASTGGLVNWIPRVSRSRQHICNAKPTFAQAQSADLPVIPDPDPVPAVVAAKPAAQKAAPKPAPAATTQPVRTARATVAAPQVKAPPKAEVIAPAATTAATTQRQPRFTLSSLFKPRTSSTVQAAPQPPADTVVKSSTPAPVAAPSPRRVAQPVSPACPGGSAVSQRYLGSGSGVRCGPQQQSPVGYATTPAPTVPLGTFAAPMATIASAPSATGVRVTPQSVSPVPQSRTQAAAASDYVAVAAGSQRVVPRHVYEKQQRSALLVGIPEGYRPLWEDDRLNPKRAHQTMAGKASMDLIWTQTVPRQLIDRASGRDVTRHYPGLSYPYTSFAAQNAATSTSISGQATLSSKSFVTEPKAPAVRSKVKQAKKKPAAKPTPTTNEATKTYVQVAMFAQAGNAQRTAGNLAAKGLPMRIWNAKRGGKPVQLVVVGPFVDSGQANAALSIVRRSGFKDAYLR; this comes from the coding sequence ATGAGTTTTAAACGCGCAGTCGTAACCGCTGTCATTCTTGCATCTACCGGCTTTACCGTTGCGCCTGCAATGGCGCGCACGGATACCAGCATTCCTGCCGAGTTTCCGCCCAGCAGTTTCAATGGGCGCCAGTATGTTGACAGCCGGGGCTGCGTTTATATTCGCGCCAGCACAGGCGGGTTGGTGAACTGGATCCCCCGCGTCAGCCGCAGCCGTCAGCACATCTGCAACGCGAAGCCGACCTTTGCGCAAGCGCAATCTGCTGATTTGCCGGTGATCCCGGATCCAGATCCCGTGCCGGCCGTTGTGGCCGCCAAACCTGCCGCACAGAAAGCTGCGCCGAAACCTGCACCTGCTGCCACCACACAACCGGTGCGCACCGCGCGGGCGACGGTTGCCGCGCCGCAGGTCAAAGCCCCGCCAAAGGCCGAGGTGATTGCCCCCGCCGCCACAACAGCAGCGACCACACAGCGTCAGCCCCGGTTCACCCTGTCGTCCCTGTTTAAGCCGCGCACCAGCAGCACAGTGCAGGCCGCGCCGCAACCGCCTGCGGACACTGTGGTGAAATCATCAACACCCGCGCCTGTGGCCGCGCCAAGCCCGCGCCGCGTGGCGCAGCCCGTGAGCCCGGCCTGTCCCGGCGGCTCAGCCGTCAGTCAACGATATCTGGGCTCCGGCAGTGGCGTGCGCTGCGGACCACAGCAGCAATCACCGGTGGGCTATGCAACCACTCCAGCCCCAACCGTGCCGCTGGGGACCTTTGCGGCGCCGATGGCAACCATCGCTTCGGCCCCGTCGGCAACCGGGGTGCGGGTCACACCGCAGAGTGTTTCGCCGGTTCCGCAAAGCCGCACGCAGGCGGCAGCGGCTTCGGATTATGTGGCTGTTGCCGCGGGCAGTCAGCGGGTTGTGCCGCGGCATGTCTATGAAAAGCAGCAGCGCTCGGCCCTGCTTGTGGGCATCCCCGAAGGCTACCGGCCGCTGTGGGAAGATGATCGGCTGAACCCGAAACGGGCGCATCAGACCATGGCCGGTAAGGCCTCGATGGATCTGATCTGGACGCAGACCGTGCCGCGTCAGTTGATTGACCGGGCTTCGGGGCGGGATGTGACACGTCACTATCCGGGCCTCAGCTATCCCTACACCAGTTTCGCAGCGCAGAATGCGGCAACCTCAACGTCGATTTCGGGTCAGGCTACCCTGTCGAGCAAGTCCTTTGTGACTGAACCGAAGGCACCGGCGGTGCGCAGCAAGGTGAAGCAGGCCAAAAAGAAGCCTGCCGCCAAGCCCACCCCCACGACGAATGAGGCGACGAAAACCTATGTGCAGGTTGCGATGTTTGCCCAAGCGGGCAATGCGCAACGCACAGCAGGCAATCTGGCGGCCAAAGGTCTGCCCATGCGGATCTGGAACGCCAAGCGCGGCGGCAAACCGGTGCAGCTGGTGGTGGTTGGTCCCTTTGTCGACAGCGGGCAGGCCAATGCGGCGCTGTCAATCGTGCGCCGGTCGGGGTTCAAGGACGCCTATCTGCGCTAA